A region of the Sphaerodactylus townsendi isolate TG3544 linkage group LG15, MPM_Stown_v2.3, whole genome shotgun sequence genome:
tgcgcaaaccacAACGACATAATGTAACAACTAGAAAAACTCAACAGAGAAATataggaagggagggtgggtcgATCGGACGGCAGCCAGACAAAGAGGGCCTACACGTGGCCCACCCTGGCTTTTAAAACCGGTGGGAGGCGACAGGGCCCGGCATCAGCACACTGCGCCCCAGCCAACCCCCCACAGCCAATGGGCTGCGCCGTTGGGCGCCTGCGCAGAGCAGTGCAGCGATACCGCAGCCCAccggaaaaggggaaggaaggcaacaTGGCGCCCTTCCCCTGGTGGCAATGGCAGCCCAGGTAAGTCTGGTCCGCTTCATTAACTTCAAGGAATAATCAAGATGAAATATCTGCCTAAGAGTTATTGTTGATAACCAGATCTTGATCAAGATATAGAAATGGAAAGTTGCCTACAGggatgttgctttaaaaaaaatgccacccACAGGTTACGTTTCTTCCCTGGCTTTGTCGGCACCCCCAGTGTCTTGCCAACCTTGCTCAGACGGAGAGGAGTAAACTGGATTAATCCATCTTACTTTCCTCTGAGTGGTGCTGAGGCAAGACCGGTAAGACACTGGGGGTGGAGACAAGACCAGGGAGGTCATGTTCCTTCCTTGACTTTGTCTTCCCTCCCACTGTCTTGCTGAACTTGCCTTGGCACACTCAACTtgaatgaaaatattatttttaaggaCACTGAAAGGTTTTTCTGCAGGGCAGTGGGAGAGGGCAGCGGCTAGAACCCCCCTAGGCAATTGGGACCCAGAAAAGAGCCTCCTCATCCCTCTCACCATGCCACTGGTTACCTACATAGTGGAGGTGAAAAGCACAATAACAAAATTGAATCAAACAAAAACAAGAGTCTAAAACACAAACAACTAAATGCAGAGACATTAACATGCAGAAGCTCAAACTAACTGCTCACActggacagaaaaaaatattcatttttttcaaactgtttggACTTTTACATGTAGATTGATTATTGGGGCAAGATTTGTTAGTGAAAGTTCAGCATGGAAGATTTAAAAGAGGTAATCATAGCAAAGGATTTCAGTATACTTATCACTGATCAGAAGGATTTCCCAGTGGTGGCCACAGAATGGCTGTTTTTATGACAACGTAATGAAGGGGGGGGCAAATGTTCAAGAAAAGGAGCAAAGATTCTCTAGATTGATCCTAAATTTTCCTGAAATGCACTTTCAGGCACAGAGGAAGTATAAACCACCAGATTGGCTAAAAAGGGAgggaacgaatgaacgaacgaacaaacgaacgaacgaacgaacgaacgaacgaacgaacgaacgaaccacCAGGCCAAACACAGTATAAGagatatattttcaaaataataacaaagacAGGATGATTTGAATCTACCTGCAGCACAAATccttacaatacaaaaaaaaataacctttttATTTTAACACTTCTGGAGATGTGTTTTTTTAGATGATGATCTAGTTACAGCATCTATGAAAacatataaaattattttaaaatttaatttctgTCATGTATTCCAACATGCCTGTTATATTCAAATGCACATATTTGAGCCCCCTTTTACCCCTTCTGATTGTGCAtgttttcccccctccatcaTTTAGAAATTGTATCTTTTGATTAACTTCTTCATGGAACTCTTAATTTCTTTATTCCTCATTGTGTAAATCACTGGGTTTAATAAAGGGAAGACCACAGTGTGGAAGACAGCAACCACCTTATCCAAGGGTAAAGGCTCTGAAGGGCGTGTATAGAGGTAGATGGCCGGGGTGAACATCACAAAGACGACAATGATGTGCGTGACACAGGTGTAGGAGGCTTTACTCTTCCCATGTGTTACACTAAGTCTTAACCTGATCAAAAGGATAGCATATGAAATGAGCAGAAGTATAAAGCCTGTTAATATGATGAGCCCATTATTGATGAAAGTCAGGACCTCCACCCTGTGTGTTTCAGTACAGGCCAATCTGATGACTTGATAAACATCACAGAAGAAGTTGTCCAAGATATTGGGTCCACAGAAGGGGAGCTGGTGGGTCAAAATAACTAGGATTATAGCATGAACAAATCCTCCAGCCCATGATGCCCCCACCAAGATGCAGCACATACCTCTGTTTACAAGGGACATGTACTGCAGGGGTCGACATATGGCCACATACCTGTCATAAGCCATAGCTATCAGTAGGAACATCTCAGCTGCTCccaagaaatgcaagaaaaagagcTGGCACATGCATCCCCCATAAGAGATGGTTTTGTGTTGGCTGAGGAAGTCGGCCAGCATCTTTGGTGGTGTGACGGAACTGTAACAGATGTCAAGGAAGGCCAGACTGGCAAGGAAAAAGTACATTGGGGCACACAGTTGGCGATCCCTCCAAATAGTTAGAATAATAAGGATGTTTCCAGGCAAGATCAGAGAGTAGAAGAGTACAAAAATAAGGAATAGAATAAGCTGGACTTTTTTAACTTGGGAGAGCCCTAGAAGAAGGAATTCAGACACCTCAGAACTGTTCTTCTGCTCCATGTCTCCAGTGCATACACTGCCAAAATTGAACAGTGAAGAACAAGGCAATCCTTAACATAAGTCTGcatatgttaaaaaaaagaacaatcttCAGACCTAAATAAAAccagaacagaagaagagaagaagaagagtttggatttatatcccccctttctctcctgcaggagactcaaaggggcttagaatctccttgcccttcccccctcacaacaaacaccctgtgaggtaggtggggctgagagagctccgagaagctgtgactagcccaaggtcacccagctggcatgtgtgggagtgtacaggctaatctgaattccccagataagcctccacagctcaggcagcagagctgggaatcaaacccggttcctccagattagatacacgagctcttaacctcctacaccactgctgctcccagtttaATATGAAACAGACAAAACCCATTAACTTCAACTGATTTGTGAATGTTgagtgttatcaagtcacagctaacttatgacaATAGAATTTTCAGAACAAGTGGTCCAGCAGAGGttgttgttgccttcctctgtagagactttcctgatggtctcccatccaagtaccaaccccacttagctttcaagatcttgtgagatcaggctagtaGCATATTATCTAACTTCCTTCAACTGATTTGAAAGGGCTTAAAAGGAAGAATTCTGCTTTAAACTTGCAGGGTATATTTCTAAATAGTTCCTAAGTTttttacagagaaaaaaaatggacagttagTCTTTAATGGTTGGTGCTGTTTCATAGCTTCTTACAGATCTGGAGCTGTTTCATTGCTTCTTACAGCTACTGTTAGCACCTAAATGCAGATTTAAAGAAAAGAGCTATATTATTTCAATCAGTCCAACCGCTTCttataataaataatatcaaCATTTGACACTATTAATTAATAGAACTGGCTCAAGAGAAATATCAGTGCTATCGAAAATCAGAAGGTCAAAGAAGGAAACGCCCATtcagacttacagtgcaatcctaaggtcCTTTTccttaaaccccattgaataaaCCTTAGTAGATCTGCTTAAGATTGTTCTCCAAACCAAActtacacatatatatatagctcagcctgaaatattttttacaggccgtttccgcacggacggtcctagaaagagccgggcagccagcaCCGCgaagcgccggcgcccggccaacctggcatgtccccgggcctccggcgatgggcaggggggcgtgtccccaggcctcagcgatgcgccggaggtccggggacaaggtaagtaccaggagcaaggagggggggaggcatctcgaagccactgccgttcgcggcgcgagggcggtgaggctgcgatgcagctgcgccccctgtgcgaatggcggcctggagacggcgtttttgccgtctccaggccgccattaaatgcccgtgcggaaacggccacagtttaTTAAATCCATGATACGCTTTTCATGCAAGACACTTGGCTAACATCAGAtatgattttaaatggattcGTCTCCTATAAATGGTATTCTCTCAAGTATTAAAGGTTGTTCTAGTGAGAAGTCTTGTCTGTTTTGTATCTCCTTCAGTGAAGTGTACTATAGTGCTGTTACCAGCCTTGTGGTGTTTGACAACAGCTTGCCTTTGGATTTTTAATAGATGTACAGTTTCAATTGTTCGTATTTATAGCCCCCttcattttttgctgttttgtggtggtggttaGATTTTGAAACCTATGTTTATGAACCTGAGGTTAAATATCCCAGATCATAAATCAGGGTGTAAGCACGTGATTTTAAGGCTCAtgtttcagaagctaaacagggtcagccttggttggtATTTAGATAGAAGGCCACCAAAGATTTCCAGGATCTCTATGGAAAGGCAGGCAAGTGCAGGCCATTCCTGACACCTGTTGCTTTGAAAGCCTAATGGGATTGCtgtagatgaagaagagtttggatttatatcccacctttctctccataaggagactcaaagtggcttacaaactccttttccttcctctccccacaacagacaccttgtgaggtaggtggggctgagagagttctgaagaactgtgactagcccaaggtcacccagctggaatgcaggagtgtggaaacacatctggttcaccagatcagcctctgccactcaggtgggggagtggggaatcaaacccggttctccagattagaactcacttgctcttaaccactgtactataCTGGTTCTCAGCTGTGGTGGGacagaaaaaaaactgattttggcAACATTGGGGTGATTTTATGGATGATTTTTTTGAtggcaataaaaatacaataaacctGGAATTGACTTTCAGCATGAATTGGTGAGTTTTATCTATCAATATTAAATGGCATGTATGCGAGTGTGGGTGCAGCCACACTAAGCATTTTAAGGAAAAAAGAATGGGAAACTTATTACATGGCACTGTTAGCCACAGACCCAGAATGACACGTGTGGCTCTTTTCGTACACATTGTCCAGATTTGGGCTTTGGTATCTTAAAACTTTGTAAACATGAATATGGATTGAAAAAAACATTCCTCCATACCTAGTTATATTGATTCTTTTTAACTGCAGAGCAGATATAGGATAAAAAGAAATGACAGAAATAAAGGCAATTCCGAAGGCAATACTTACACAATTCCAAATGCCAGTTGGTAGTAATAACCTTGGTAAATCCagttagtccagtagcaccttaaagaccaacaagagtttcctCAGCAAATCCATCAGATcctaatggcccttggggtaacACTAAGCTAGCTAAGATGCAGTCACCATGTAGCCTGTGATTGTTGCTTTCCATCTTTGCTTCGCATCATTTTGGACAGTGAGCAACAACAGAGTCAGTTTCAGAAATAAGTTACACAGATCTCCTTTCTCTGAAAGCTTTCTGTTTCTCTTGCTGTAATAGAGGGAGAACTAGTGCCTCTATGTCCGTATGTTAAGTAACTGATCATCACATAATATACTCTATGGATCTGCCCAGGGCTTTATCTGTTTTAAGGTTTTGGCTCACAACCAGGGCAGGTATTAACAATCTTTCCAGATATTTAGTCTGGAATATTACTGCTGCCAGTAGGTGTATTCTGATCAGGTATTCCAGAAGACTAGAATCACAGTGTTAACTAGGTTCTTGCACGTATACTCTTCTCTTAGGAAATGCCTGGCTGCCAGCCAGTTTTATTACACTTGGATTAATGCCTTAGCATATCAAGCACACACTATAGGTGAAATTAACTCCCTAAAGTTACAAACTGTTTTTATTCACAGTACTTAGTGCAGGCATGGCTACAGGCTCACAGATACAGATTCCATCATGGCCCcctatacagaggtgggatccagcaggttccacttgcaaactgttgtgaaagtggtttgaaaacgcattattttgcgagtgcggaaggggcccaagctaCCAGCATAGGATGGGCCGGCACATCAGAAATGGAGCCGCACCACCTCCAACGAGTTTTCCCAGCAgcgagggaaggggagaagctaaAAAACCCTCCCTGTCACTAGAATTCCCCCAATGGAGCCCAATGCacttatgtcacccaaaaggaTGGGGTAAGTTCAGGGTCGAGGCCACAGCACAACTGATGCCAAACCTGGGATGAAAACCTACCATGCCCTCAACGCACTGACAAGGCTGGGAACAGCATGGGAGTGCTGACGCAAAGACAGGTGCCATGGCTGCACGTTGCAGGGTGCTGCAGTGGGTGGGCACCAATGGATTTCCCTTCCCCTGGGTTAAatgctgcagggagggcatttccactggtgCAGGCCCACACTGCCACCAGAGGATGATTCTGTTCCCTGCTCCCAGACTGTCCATGTCCCACGGTGGCTTTTGTCCACACAAATCCCATGGTCGCCATCATAGCCTTTTCAGGGGGTGAGAAGGATACTCTAATTTTTGGCCCGGGAAAAAGGAGGTTgaatccatattttaaaaaaatgtttattgtatcatttgaatcttacagtttatagtaatttccttcttcatacattttcaaaacagtacttttccccccttttctccctccccccattacttcttcttcatagttttgtcacacaaacagcagtaagttcgttctctgtagcctcttctcccacatttcttcattgactcgagcttctttcatccagtccacgtatattgtccgtatcttcaaaatttcattctgtttatctcgccacgtcttatttttggctAGTATATCGAAAATGTCAAGTGTCactttgttcccagatatattcgaaccatttctgaaatgtccatttttttcttttctttccaacccaaggctattgttgcatgggctgctttaatcataattttatacatatataattttatacatattgtttatccacccttctgtcttccattacacccatgaacattaagtcattatttaaatcaatatttatcttcaccagtttctcgatatatattaatacagttgtccaaaaattttttcacttctgcacattctagccacatatggctataatatgcctcttggtctccacagtgccagcatttagaactaagtccttttatcatatatgctagttgttttggtgttctataccatttgaatatcacttttctttctaactccatatatttttcaatctttatatttttccaactgtctattattttttcagtattaccaatggctagaaatccttccttctctcatttttgtttcaatgttcttatcatgaattccatATCATCATAtgtttgtatatatgccctaaaattttccctttgtgttttccatatagttccagacatttcgacattatatattctccttttatccatgaaacctttatcctttcccaaatgcctctcaaaaccaaccagttctcatttcctcctatctctataaaattttgtaatgtcataatttctcctccttccctaatcaaatttgccacagtttgaattccttttcttttcaatatttttatcacttttttcccttctttgccagccacacttcccaaaggtgccacatccagggtgccaggcatccatttacctctccattttccccatatatctagcaagacctttcttggtcctattgctttttgatttcctttcttcaactctttattgAAGATACCATGTACGCCAACTCCTTCATTTatatcattttcaaacttaacccatttttcaacattatcctcatttatactcatcagactcttaatctggaatgcttcataatattcttgcatttttggaatcccccaacctaaataattttttctcatgtatataatcttattcatgattcttggtttttttattattaaacacccaggctttcagctttctatcccattcctcaaattgtttcttcttcatttccaacAGAAGTgttcgaaataaataaaacattctcaGCATTATacaatttttaatgctttgatttttcctgtgaaGGGAGGTTGAATCCAATCCAATTCTTCAGGAGAAATGTATCTTTTGGAGTCTTACTAACTTCAGATTAACCTAGCTGAGTCTTTCGTTTGCTCAGAATCCTCTTCCAGGCCATCTTTACCTCTTTGTTCCTTAGGCTGTATATAAGGGGGTTAACCAGGGGTGTCAGGACTGTGTAGAAGACAGAGAAAACTTTGTTGAGCTCTTTCAGCATTTCTGTTTTGGGTAGCACATACACAATAATGATGGTTCCATAGAAAATCGAAACAACCACAAGGTGAGAAGAGCAAGTAGAGAAGGCCTTTTTCCGCCCAATCGTTGAGGGAATTCTCAGGATGGCCATAATGATATAAACGTATGATGTTATGGTGAATATGAATGATGGGAAAGTGCAGACAGATGCCAGAATGGTTAATGCAAGCTGTGCCTTGTGGGTATCGGAACAGGAAAGTTGCATGATTGGTGTGTAATCACAAAAGAAATGCTCTATTTCATTGTGACCGCAGAACGTTAACTGAAACACAAAGACGATCAGTACAGTGTTTTCCACAAAGCCACAAATCCAAGAGGCAGCCACCAGTAAGAGGCAAAGCTTGTGGCTCATAATGGTTGCGTAACGCAAGGGTTTGCATATTGCAACATAGCGATCATAAGACATTGCGGAAAAGAGATAGCATTCAGTTGCTGCCAAAGACCCAAAGGCCCAAAACTGCATAATGCATGCGTGGACAGGGACAGTCCTGTCCCCAGTCAAGAAACTGGCAAGCATTCTAGGCCAAATGGTTGAAGTGTAGCAGACCTCCAAGACAGAGAGATTCGCCAGAAAGAAGTACATGGGAGTGTGAAGGTGCTGATCAGACACAACAAGGACAATTATGAGGATGTTCCCAGTCATGGTCATGACGTAAATGGTGAGgaacaggaggaagagaagaatctGCAGAAATGCCTGAAGTTCCCCAAATCCTAGAAGGAGGAATTCTCTTGTGATGGTTTGATTTTCCCACTGTAACTCCATCGTGTATTTTGCTTTCTGGggtgaaagaaaataaaactcaGTCTTCATTTTCAGTTGATGGAAAACAAATGTTATTGGAGGAAGATTTGGCCGGAGGAAGATTTACAATTCAACCTATACTGTAAAGTCACACTTAGCAGATCAGTGATGTATATAcataccccacccaccccaaatggtAGTAATTTGAAAGAGTTTAAATTCAGGTGGCATTCATCTCTCCCCTGTCATCTCCAAAGCTTTCTTGAATTTCAAATATGATAAATGGGCAAAGTTGAATGCCAGGATCAGCTCAGTTGAGCCAAGCATTCTGCTCTGTGGCTCAAAAATTTTAGGTAgtcagctttaaaagacctgaaatattttgacacacacacacacacccaagtcaAGAAAAT
Encoded here:
- the LOC125444830 gene encoding olfactory receptor 734-like; amino-acid sequence: MEQKNSSEVSEFLLLGLSQVKKVQLILFLIFVLFYSLILPGNILIILTIWRDRQLCAPMYFFLASLAFLDICYSSVTPPKMLADFLSQHKTISYGGCMCQLFFLHFLGAAEMFLLIAMAYDRYVAICRPLQYMSLVNRGMCCILVGASWAGGFVHAIILVILTHQLPFCGPNILDNFFCDVYQVIRLACTETHRVEVLTFINNGLIILTGFILLLISYAILLIRLRLSVTHGKSKASYTCVTHIIVVFVMFTPAIYLYTRPSEPLPLDKVVAVFHTVVFPLLNPVIYTMRNKEIKSSMKKLIKRYNF